From a single Micromonas commoda chromosome 5, complete sequence genomic region:
- a CDS encoding predicted protein, with the protein MSAEVSTKKKSKNAKEGINNRLQIVMRSGKYTLGYKTTLKSLRSGKSKLVIISNNCPPLRKSEIEYYAMLAKTGVHHYQGNNVDLGTACGRYYRVSCCSITDPGDSDIIKALPEA; encoded by the coding sequence AAGTCCAAGAACGCCAAGGAGGGCATCAACAACCGTCTCCAGATTGTGATGCGCTCCGGCAAGTACACTCTTGGCTACAAGACCACCCTCAAGTCCCTCCGCTCCGGCAAGTCCAAGCTCGTGATCATCTCCAACAACTGCCCTCCCCTGAGGAAGTCCGAGATTGAGTACTACGCGATGCTTGCCAAGACCGGCGTGCACCACTACCAGGGCAACAACGTTGACCTCGGTACCGCCTGCGGCCGTTACTACCGCGTGTCTTGCTGCTCCATCACCGACCCCGGTGACTCGGACATCATCAAGGCGCTGCCCGAGGCGTAA